The Mucilaginibacter sp. PAMB04168 genome contains the following window.
TACCAATAATACAGATGATAAACACAAAGCCCATACGGTCAAGGAACGGTATCTCGTATAAACCACTGTCGGCACTTTTTACAGCAAAACCAATCGGTTCTAAGAATGACAGATCCATAAACTCTGGTAAAAATTTAAATAATACCGAGAATATGAAACCGCCTATAGTTGCGAAGAGGGCTGCATTTGATGTTGCTTTTTTCCAAAAGAAGCCTAGGATAAACATGGCAAAGATACCCGGGGATACAAATCCTGTATACTCCTGAATAAAGGTAAAGCCACCTTTTTTGTCAATACCCAGGAATGGAGAGATAACCACACCTAATATCATGGCCACAACAACGGTTATTTTACCTACCGTTACCAATTTATAATCCGGCGTTTCAGGCTTCAGCTTTTTGAAAATATCAAGCGTAAATATGGTTGCAATACTGTTTGCTTTACCTGCCAAAGAAGCCACTACTGCCGCTGTTAACGCCGCAAATGATAAGCCTTTAAAGCCGGTTGGCAGTAAGTTTAACAACACCGGATAGGCGTTATCGGGATTAGCTTTTAAGCTATTCTGCGCATCGCCTGCAAACACTTGATCTTTGTATAGCACGTAAGCCGCAATACCAGGCAACACCACAATTAATGGCATCAGTAGTTTCAGGAAAGCTGCAAACAAGATACCGCCACGAGCCGTTTTTAGGTTAGCACCCAGTGCACGTTGGGTAATGTATTGGTTACATCCCCAATAATTTAAGTTCACGATCCACATACCGCCTAAAAGTACAGTTAAGCCCGGCAGGTCAATATATTTAGGATTATCACGTTTTAAGATCATGTGGAAGTGGTCGTTAGCCTTTTCGCTCATCACCTTCAACCCGTTAAATATACCTGTAGTACCATTATGCTCGGCAACCAGCGTAACCGCAATATAGGTGGTTACCAAACCGCCTAGTATGAGGAAGAACACCTGTATTACGTCAGTAAAGCCAATTACCTTCATACCGCCCAGTGTAATAATTACGGCAAAGAATGCAAGCGCAATTAAACACACGGTAAAGTTGATGCCTGAGATACCGTTAACTGCAATTGCACCCAAGTACAAAATAGAGGTAAGATTCACAATTACATACAGCAACAACCAAAACACAGCCATAATCATAGCAACAGTGCTGTTGTAGCGCTGATGCAAAAACTGCGGCATGGTAAAGATTTTATTGCGCAGATAAACCGGAATGAAGAATATTGCCACGATTACCAATGTAATTGCCGCCATCAGCTCGTAAGCTGATACTGCTAACCCCATTGTAAAGCCGTTACCGCTCATGGCCACAAACTGCTCGGCGGATATGTTAGAAGCAATCAGCGATGAACCTATGGCCCACCAGGTTAACGACCCCTCCGCTAAAAAGTAATCTTTAGATGTTGCATCAGCATTACGCTTGCGGCGATATACCCACAAACCATAAACGGCTACAATCAGGAAGTAAATCAGGAATACAGCGTAGTCTCCCGTGGTTAATTCTTTCATTTTTTAAATGTATACTTTGGATTAATTGGTTTAACTGGCAACAAGTATAATTAAATATACCGGTTAATCAAATTTTCGAGATACTCCTGTTTTCCACTAATGGTGGCAGGTTCGCCGTTTTCAATGGCGTAAGCTCTCAAATCTTCTAAAGTAAGCTTGCCTTCCTCAAATTCCTTACCTTTTCCACTGTCGAAAGAGGCATAGCGGTCGGTAACAATTTTGGTATAATCTGATTTTTGCAGAATGTTATCGGCAATGATCAATGCCCTTGCAAACACGTCGGCTCCACCAATGTGCGCATAAAACAAATCGGCCGGATCAGTTGAGTTACGGCGTATCTTGGCATCAAAATTAATACCACCACCTTTTAAGCCGCCGGCACGCAGCAATACCATCATATACTCAGTTACCTCGGTTATATCATTCGGGAACTGATCGGTATCCCAGCCGTTCTGGTAATCGCCGCGATTTGCATCCAGTGAACCCAGTAAGCCAGCATCAGCAGCTACCTGCATCTCATGCTGAAAGGTGTGACCGGCCAGCGTAGCGTGGTTTACTTCCAAATTCAACTTAAAGTCGTTCATCAAATCGTATTTCTGCAAAAAGCTTAAGCAGGTTGCCGCATCATAATCATACTGATGCTTGGTTGGCTCACATGGTTTTGGCTCTAAAAAGAAATTACCGGTGAAACCGTTCTTGCGGGCGTAATCTTTAGCCGCATGTAAAAACTTGGCCAGGTGTTCCTGCTCACGTTGCATGTTGGTGTTTAGCAGGCTCATGTAGCCTTCTCTGCCACCCCAAAACACATAGTTCTCGCCGCCCAAGGCAATGGTTGCATCCAGGGCCGCCTTTACTTGCGCAGCGCCATGCGTTAACACATGAAAATCGGGATTGGTAGCTGCACCGTTCATATAACGCTTGTGCGAAAACAAATTTGCCGTTCCCCACAGTAATTTAATGCCACTGGCTGCTTGCTTCTCTTTGGCGTAATCAACCAGGGTTTGCAGCCTGCGGTCGTTTTCGTTAACATCGTTGGTATAATCAACCACATCTACGTCATGAAAGCAATAGTATGGCAGGCCCAATTTGGTAAAAAACTCAAATGCTGCATCCATCTTATCTTTAGCACGTTCTACCGCATCAGCTTTTTCATCCCAGGCGAAATCATGCGTTGCGCCGCCAAAAGGATCACTACCATTACCGTTAAAAGAATGCCAGTACGAAACGGCAAACTTGAAATGGTCTTTTAAAGATTTGCCTGCTACAATACGGTTTTCGTCATACCAGCGGTAAGCCAATGGATTATCGCTCTCCGGACCTTCGTATTTGATCTGATCAATACCTTGGAAATACTCGCGGTCGCCTGTTAAAATGCTTGCCATTATAATTGTTATTAAGTGTTTGTTTTATATTCAGTTAATTTTGATATATCGAATTGTATAAGAGCCAATTACCTGGCAAAATGATTGTAACATTACACATTAATCGAATGCATAGCTACTAAGCTTGAATTACTTGAGGCTTTCTGTCTCAATGGCTTGTTCTGCAATAAGTTGCTTTTCGAGCAGTAACTTCCATTGCTGGTATACCTCTTCAATTTTGTTACCCGCTTGCGGTTCTATTACCTGCACCTTTTCCATACCGGTAAAGGCTTCGGCCGGTGAGGTGAATATACCTGCGCCAATACCCGCACCTAACGCAGCACCTACGCTGCCGTCGTTGTTATACAATTCAACCGGTACGCCGGTTACGTTTACAAACGTTTCGGCAAATAAATCACTTAAAAAGAGGTTTGCTTTGCCGGCGCGTATTACCGTAGGGTTCATGCCATTTTCGCGCATTATATCCAATCCATAACGGAAAGCGCAGGCTATCCCCTCCTGCACCGCCCTGAATATGTGAGACTGGCCATGCAGGTTTAAATCAATATGATGAAAGTGTACACCTACCAGCTTGTTGTTGAGCATGCGTTCGGCACCGTTACCAAAAGGCAAAATGCGTAAGCCGTTACTGCCAACAGGGGCTTGCCGGGCAAGCTCATTCATTTGGCCGTATCCAATATTAGCGCCGAACAGGTTTTTAGCCCAACGGTTTAAACTACCGGTGCCATTGATGCATAACAGTATGCCTAACCGCTTTTGCTCTTCCGCATAATTAACATGCGCAAAAGTATTTACACGCGATTGCGGGTCGTACGCCAGTTGGTTGCTTACACCGTAAATAACACCCGAAGTTCCGGCTGTAGCAGCCACCTCGCCAGGGTTTAAAACATTTAGGGAAAGTGCGTTATTGGGCTGATCGCCAGCTTTGTAAGCCACCGGTATACCGGCTTTAAGTCTAAGCTGAGAAGCTACAGATGATGTTAAGGTACCATGAGCAGAGAAAACCGGGTTTACTGTTGGTATTAAGTCATCAGCAAAATCAAAGAAACGCATTACATCATCAGAAAGGCCATTTTCTAGGAAATCGTAAAATATCCCCTCAGATAAGGCAGATACCGATGTAGTGATCTCGCCGGTTAACTTCATGGCAATAAAATCACCGGGCAGCATAATTTTGTCTATGCGGGCGTAAAGCTCCGGTTCATTCTCTTTTACCCAAGCCAGCTTGGCCGCCGTAAAGTTACCGGGTGAATTGAGCAAGTGCGACAGGCTTCTTTCCTCACCTATGGCTTCAAAGGCTTTATCTCCGTATTCAACCGCACGGCTATCGCACCAAATAATACTGTTACGCAAAACCTCCTGGTTTTTATCAACCAGTACCAGGCCATGCATCTGGTAGGCTATACCTATCGCAGCTATATCCTGCGGATTGTATAAGCCGGTAGCATGGCACCGTTGAAGAGCCTGCTGAGCCTGCTCCCACCACATATCTGGCGATTGCTCGGCCCAACCCAACTGAAGGGAAATAATGGGTGATTCCGTATCCGGATATTGCGCCGATGCCAGGGCCTTTTGCGAATCAGCATCAACCACCGATACCTTTACGGATGACGTGCCGATATCAATACCTAATAGTAACATGGTTTATGTATATGTAATTTAAATTCAAAAACAGTGGTTAGTGTATCAATTGGGGCTTACAAAAACGAAGGTAATCTAAAATTTTTGCCTTTTGCAATCGATTGTCAAAGATAGTTTGATTTTGTTACCAAGCAAGAGTTAGTGTAAAAAAAACACATCAGTATTCTTCAAATTCAGGATAATTTTTGTAACTAGACGTAAGTGCCGTCCCTAGCATCGGCTCCCTTACAAGTCAGCTCTCGGTTCAATTTACCCTCTGGGCCAATTATTCTGATTGTTACCTGTTAACTATCGATGCTTTCGTCAACTCCAGTTACAACTTTGTTGTGTATTTTTTTTGTGTAAGCCCAAACATTTTTTACGGCAAAACCTTCATTGCTTTATGAAAGTAAATAGTTTTCCGGGCAAGCCATTTCCGTTGGGTGCCACACCAGATAGCAAGGGAGTAAATTTTGCCATTTATGCCAGCAATGCCACTAAAATTGAATTATGTTTATTTAAAACAGCCGATGATGAAATAGAATATACTAAAATAGAGCTCACCGAACGTTCACACTATATTTGGCATACTTATATACCCCACTTAAAACCGGGACAACTGTATGGCTACCGTGTACATGGCCCGTATGAGCCTGAAAATGGCTTACGCTTTAATGCGAACAAGTTACTTATAGATCCCTATGCAAAAGCCATATCGGGTGTTATTAACTGGCACGATGCGCTATTCAATTATGATGTTTACAGCGAAGAGAAAGACTTAAGCTTTAGTGAAACAGACAGCGCGCCTTTTATTCCAAAAAGTGTGGTAGTTGATCCTAAGTTTGACTG
Protein-coding sequences here:
- the xylA gene encoding xylose isomerase; this translates as MASILTGDREYFQGIDQIKYEGPESDNPLAYRWYDENRIVAGKSLKDHFKFAVSYWHSFNGNGSDPFGGATHDFAWDEKADAVERAKDKMDAAFEFFTKLGLPYYCFHDVDVVDYTNDVNENDRRLQTLVDYAKEKQAASGIKLLWGTANLFSHKRYMNGAATNPDFHVLTHGAAQVKAALDATIALGGENYVFWGGREGYMSLLNTNMQREQEHLAKFLHAAKDYARKNGFTGNFFLEPKPCEPTKHQYDYDAATCLSFLQKYDLMNDFKLNLEVNHATLAGHTFQHEMQVAADAGLLGSLDANRGDYQNGWDTDQFPNDITEVTEYMMVLLRAGGLKGGGINFDAKIRRNSTDPADLFYAHIGGADVFARALIIADNILQKSDYTKIVTDRYASFDSGKGKEFEEGKLTLEDLRAYAIENGEPATISGKQEYLENLINRYI
- a CDS encoding sodium/solute symporter (Members of the Solute:Sodium Symporter (SSS), TC 2.A.21 as described in tcdb.org, catalyze solute:Na+ symport. Known solutes for members of the family include sugars, amino acids, nucleosides, inositols, vitamins, urea or anions, depending on the system.), with the protein product MKELTTGDYAVFLIYFLIVAVYGLWVYRRKRNADATSKDYFLAEGSLTWWAIGSSLIASNISAEQFVAMSGNGFTMGLAVSAYELMAAITLVIVAIFFIPVYLRNKIFTMPQFLHQRYNSTVAMIMAVFWLLLYVIVNLTSILYLGAIAVNGISGINFTVCLIALAFFAVIITLGGMKVIGFTDVIQVFFLILGGLVTTYIAVTLVAEHNGTTGIFNGLKVMSEKANDHFHMILKRDNPKYIDLPGLTVLLGGMWIVNLNYWGCNQYITQRALGANLKTARGGILFAAFLKLLMPLIVVLPGIAAYVLYKDQVFAGDAQNSLKANPDNAYPVLLNLLPTGFKGLSFAALTAAVVASLAGKANSIATIFTLDIFKKLKPETPDYKLVTVGKITVVVAMILGVVISPFLGIDKKGGFTFIQEYTGFVSPGIFAMFILGFFWKKATSNAALFATIGGFIFSVLFKFLPEFMDLSFLEPIGFAVKSADSGLYEIPFLDRMGFVFIICIIGMWIISTIETSRGVKTNGLDVDASMFKTSNSFAIGSLIICGILVAIYTLLW
- a CDS encoding FGGY family carbohydrate kinase; translation: MLLLGIDIGTSSVKVSVVDADSQKALASAQYPDTESPIISLQLGWAEQSPDMWWEQAQQALQRCHATGLYNPQDIAAIGIAYQMHGLVLVDKNQEVLRNSIIWCDSRAVEYGDKAFEAIGEERSLSHLLNSPGNFTAAKLAWVKENEPELYARIDKIMLPGDFIAMKLTGEITTSVSALSEGIFYDFLENGLSDDVMRFFDFADDLIPTVNPVFSAHGTLTSSVASQLRLKAGIPVAYKAGDQPNNALSLNVLNPGEVAATAGTSGVIYGVSNQLAYDPQSRVNTFAHVNYAEEQKRLGILLCINGTGSLNRWAKNLFGANIGYGQMNELARQAPVGSNGLRILPFGNGAERMLNNKLVGVHFHHIDLNLHGQSHIFRAVQEGIACAFRYGLDIMRENGMNPTVIRAGKANLFLSDLFAETFVNVTGVPVELYNNDGSVGAALGAGIGAGIFTSPAEAFTGMEKVQVIEPQAGNKIEEVYQQWKLLLEKQLIAEQAIETESLK